Proteins found in one Alphaproteobacteria bacterium genomic segment:
- the serS gene encoding serine--tRNA ligase, producing MHDIKLIRDNPKILDNGLERRNLPHQAAEVIKLDAERRVIQTQLQEMLARRNELSKQIGYMKRSGEDATALTDEVAKLKTLVPELEDQELVAAEKIDKLLSTLPNVPADDVPYGKDEKANLELRKVGEPRRVNFAKEHYDIGEKLKLMDFDNAAKMSGARFTILKGQLAQLERALGNFMLDVHTRDFGYTEISPPLMVRPEMMFGTGQFPKFSDDQFSTYAGYASIPTTVAKNWANDGDIRVAPPLWLIPTAEVPLTNIVYDSIVEAEALPYRFVARTPCFRAEAGAAGRDTRGMIRQHQFYKVELVSITTPEQSNAEHERMTDAAETILKKLEIPFRTVLLCTGDMGFSAKKTYDIEAWLPGQNAYREISSCSNCGDFQARRMKARFRAKGDKNTQFLHTLNGSGVAVGRALIAVLENYQQDDGSVLIPSALKPYMGGVEKITV from the coding sequence ATGCACGATATAAAACTCATTCGCGATAATCCAAAAATTCTGGATAACGGTTTGGAACGCCGCAATTTGCCGCACCAAGCTGCCGAAGTCATCAAACTGGACGCAGAGCGCCGCGTCATTCAAACGCAATTGCAGGAAATGCTGGCAAGGCGTAACGAACTGTCCAAGCAAATTGGCTATATGAAGCGCAGCGGCGAAGATGCTACAGCTCTTACCGACGAAGTTGCAAAGCTTAAAACGCTTGTTCCTGAACTCGAAGATCAAGAGCTGGTGGCAGCAGAAAAAATTGATAAGTTGCTTTCCACATTGCCAAATGTGCCCGCAGATGATGTGCCATATGGCAAAGATGAAAAAGCTAATCTGGAACTGCGCAAAGTGGGCGAGCCCCGCCGCGTTAATTTTGCCAAGGAACATTATGACATTGGCGAAAAACTTAAATTAATGGATTTTGATAATGCCGCGAAAATGTCCGGCGCGCGTTTCACGATTTTAAAGGGGCAATTGGCGCAATTGGAACGGGCGCTGGGCAATTTCATGCTGGACGTGCATACACGCGATTTTGGCTATACCGAAATTTCTCCGCCGTTGATGGTACGTCCAGAAATGATGTTTGGTACAGGGCAATTCCCTAAATTTTCAGATGATCAGTTTTCAACCTATGCAGGCTACGCTTCAATTCCCACGACTGTAGCAAAAAATTGGGCAAATGATGGTGATATCAGGGTTGCGCCGCCTCTCTGGCTTATTCCAACCGCAGAAGTGCCCCTCACCAACATTGTCTATGACAGCATTGTGGAAGCTGAAGCGTTGCCATATCGTTTTGTAGCACGCACACCGTGTTTTCGCGCAGAAGCGGGCGCAGCAGGGCGCGATACGCGTGGCATGATCCGCCAGCATCAATTCTATAAAGTTGAGTTGGTGAGCATCACGACGCCAGAACAATCGAATGCCGAGCATGAGCGGATGACCGATGCAGCGGAAACGATTTTGAAGAAGCTGGAAATCCCATTCCGTACCGTGTTGCTATGCACCGGCGATATGGGTTTTTCTGCCAAGAAAACCTATGACATTGAAGCATGGTTGCCCGGGCAAAATGCATACCGTGAAATTTCATCCTGTTCCAACTGCGGTGATTTTCAAGCGCGCCGTATGAAGGCACGATTCCGCGCCAAGGGTGATAAAAATACGCAGTTTTTACATACGCTAAATGGCTCGGGCGTTGCTGTGGGCCGGGCGCTGATTGCGGTTCTTGAAAATTACCAGCAAGATGATGGAAGTGTTTTGATTCCATCTGCCTTGAAACCTTATATGGGCGGCGTGGAAAAGATTACTGTGTAA
- a CDS encoding peptidoglycan DD-metalloendopeptidase family protein: protein MLRLTFIHVLMIALLGLSACASGPRNTTPSSSVSIKPGRTVSVQQGETLYSFARRNKVSMRELIDLNRLQAPYQLTSGTTLRLPASDSDLPSVELGPIAAENEKEYKKKHSGKPRTTYTQVAPDPITPQRADELADDTPYAPRLNGQQSALQDAANQQFDAPPSQQYAARTPTSALNLQPMVFDRKNNHLANMPRPSTPVNVAVPEKTLPQKTADEKPVTPKVSASKYVPRDKHGKVKQDPNEEGSEPLPQPKAAVVPPQLKAPEAKKVEVPQDDSGMHSRIEKGVEPKNFIWPVNGTIISTFGPKSNGLNNDGINIAVPRGTPVVAADGGTVAYAGSDIPGYGNVVLVRHPTGLMTTYAHLDRMFVQQDIVVAKGDLLGSVGTTGGVDTPQLHFEIRRNKEALDPSKYLYK, encoded by the coding sequence ATGCTTCGCCTCACTTTTATACATGTCTTGATGATTGCCTTGCTCGGCTTGTCGGCATGCGCGAGTGGCCCGCGCAATACAACCCCGTCATCATCGGTTTCAATCAAACCCGGAAGAACAGTCAGCGTACAGCAAGGCGAAACGCTGTATAGCTTTGCGCGGCGTAACAAGGTTTCGATGCGTGAGCTGATTGATTTAAATCGTCTGCAAGCGCCGTATCAGTTGACGTCAGGTACCACACTGCGGCTGCCAGCTTCTGATAGTGATCTGCCATCGGTTGAATTGGGGCCCATTGCTGCCGAGAATGAGAAGGAATACAAGAAAAAGCATTCCGGTAAACCAAGAACCACTTATACCCAAGTCGCGCCAGACCCGATTACACCACAGCGTGCAGATGAATTGGCAGATGATACGCCCTATGCGCCGCGTTTAAATGGCCAACAATCAGCCTTGCAGGATGCAGCCAACCAGCAATTTGATGCGCCGCCCTCACAGCAATATGCCGCGCGAACACCAACCAGCGCATTGAATTTGCAGCCCATGGTATTTGACAGAAAAAATAATCACTTGGCAAATATGCCGAGACCAAGCACACCTGTGAATGTCGCTGTACCTGAAAAAACATTACCCCAGAAAACAGCAGATGAAAAACCGGTAACGCCGAAGGTGTCAGCGAGCAAATATGTACCACGTGATAAGCATGGCAAAGTAAAACAAGACCCGAATGAGGAGGGCAGCGAGCCATTGCCGCAACCCAAAGCTGCCGTTGTACCGCCACAATTGAAAGCACCAGAAGCAAAGAAGGTGGAAGTACCCCAAGATGATAGCGGCATGCATAGCCGCATTGAAAAGGGCGTGGAGCCCAAGAATTTCATCTGGCCAGTGAATGGCACGATTATTTCAACCTTTGGCCCTAAATCAAATGGTCTAAATAATGATGGTATAAACATTGCTGTGCCACGCGGAACCCCCGTGGTGGCAGCCGATGGCGGCACCGTTGCCTATGCAGGCAGCGATATCCCGGGTTATGGCAACGTGGTTTTGGTGCGCCACCCTACAGGGCTTATGACCACTTATGCGCATTTAGACCGCATGTTTGTGCAGCAGGATATTGTGGTGGCCAAGGGCGATTTATTGGGCAGTGTAGGAACAACCGGCGGGGTTGATACGCCGCAACTGCATTTCGAAATCCGCCGCAATAAAGAAGCGCTGGATCCGTCAAAATATCTCTACAAATAG
- a CDS encoding ATP-binding protein has translation MDKEAPNKEIMPLLARIAEALERMKPPAPQAKHIPKGDACIWQSETQQLEALSSVSRVDLKLIQGVDLQKEILLNNTMQFAKGLSANNALLWGARGMGKSSLIKAIHADVLKHIPNSIALIEIHREDIPTLPVLLRLLRGDKRRFVLFCDDLSFSENESSYKSLKAVLEGGLEGRPDNVIIYATSNRRHLMPRDMIENERSTAINPYEAVEEKVSLSDRFGLWLGFHPCDQQTFFAIIDGYADWLKLPQSREALHAAAIEWSVTRGARSGRVAWQFIQDAAGKAGIKIPL, from the coding sequence ATGGATAAAGAAGCACCCAATAAGGAAATAATGCCCCTTCTTGCCCGTATTGCGGAAGCGCTGGAGCGCATGAAGCCGCCCGCGCCGCAAGCCAAGCATATTCCCAAAGGTGATGCGTGTATCTGGCAAAGTGAAACGCAACAATTAGAAGCATTATCAAGCGTTTCGCGCGTGGACTTAAAGCTGATACAGGGTGTCGATTTACAAAAAGAAATCCTCTTGAACAATACGATGCAGTTCGCCAAGGGCTTGTCCGCTAATAATGCGTTGTTGTGGGGTGCGCGCGGTATGGGCAAAAGCTCTCTCATCAAAGCTATTCATGCAGATGTTTTAAAACACATTCCTAACTCTATCGCACTGATTGAAATTCACCGGGAGGATATTCCAACCCTGCCCGTGTTGCTGCGGTTGCTGCGCGGCGATAAACGCCGTTTTGTTTTATTCTGTGATGATTTGTCATTCTCTGAAAATGAAAGCAGCTATAAATCATTAAAAGCTGTGCTGGAGGGCGGACTTGAAGGCCGCCCCGATAACGTCATTATCTACGCAACATCAAACCGCCGCCATTTAATGCCGCGCGATATGATTGAGAATGAGCGTTCAACTGCTATTAATCCATACGAAGCCGTTGAAGAAAAAGTATCGCTGTCTGACCGTTTTGGCCTGTGGCTGGGCTTTCATCCCTGCGACCAGCAGACCTTTTTTGCGATTATTGATGGCTATGCCGATTGGCTTAAACTGCCGCAATCGCGCGAGGCGTTACACGCCGCAGCCATTGAATGGTCAGTCACACGCGGCGCGCGTTCCGGCCGCGTGGCTTGGCAATTTATTCAGGATGCTGCGGGTAAAGCCGGAATTAAGATTCCGCTATAA
- a CDS encoding nucleoside-diphosphate sugar epimerase/dehydratase, translating into MAAFTFAVAMYLRLGGGLFEIPAEPWLLQMLLFVSSSIFAFAITGVYRGVWRYTSVRDLGNILRAVTFAVAIFLPVSFLLTRLDGMPRSVAGIVWFVLVAFMSGSRLFVRLLREGRLDRFWNANHQDRTNVLVVGASDEAVLFIQSAIADRASPYHVVGVLDEKGTRTGREIHSVSILGNMADLKRVVNDLKAKNLAPARLIISKVAGRSPGFEQFLSEAQALGLTLSRLPSITELHENAGSLSNVRPIALEDLLGRAETVLDRNAMTTFVQHKRALVTGSGGTIGSELSRQIAALKPSELILVDNSEFNLYAIELELREAFPMLNIHAQIADVRDAQRINQIFSTFKPNIVFHAAALKHVPMAEANVRETLLTNVLGTKNVADAAAQYNSDVMVLISTDKAVRPANVMGASKRIAEHYCQAFDHDNSGKTRFLTVRFGNVLGSTGSVVPRFQAQLAKGGPLTVTHPDITRYFMTVREAVELVLQASAHAATGITERGKIMVLDMGNPMKIADLAKQMIRLAGLKPDEDIKIVYTGLRPGEKLYEELFSDSEKLTPSGADGVHLAAAAPKPFNDVNSFITSLATKAQDATTDEHVLRSAIVNLVPEFTGAQSEPQKKTAHG; encoded by the coding sequence ATGGCTGCATTTACATTTGCAGTGGCCATGTACCTGCGTCTTGGCGGCGGGCTGTTCGAAATTCCTGCGGAACCGTGGTTGCTTCAAATGCTGCTCTTCGTTTCCAGCAGCATATTTGCATTTGCGATTACCGGCGTTTACCGGGGCGTATGGCGTTACACATCTGTTCGGGATTTGGGAAATATCCTGCGCGCCGTGACATTTGCCGTTGCGATCTTTCTTCCTGTTTCATTCCTGCTCACCCGTCTGGATGGTATGCCACGTTCGGTTGCGGGTATTGTTTGGTTCGTACTCGTTGCGTTTATGAGCGGCTCGCGCCTGTTTGTGCGTTTGCTGCGCGAAGGACGCCTAGACCGTTTCTGGAATGCTAATCATCAAGACCGCACCAATGTGCTGGTGGTTGGCGCAAGCGATGAAGCAGTGCTGTTTATTCAAAGCGCAATTGCTGACCGCGCTTCCCCTTATCATGTCGTGGGTGTGCTCGATGAAAAGGGCACGCGCACCGGCCGTGAAATCCACTCGGTTTCCATTCTTGGCAATATGGCTGACCTCAAGCGCGTTGTGAATGATTTGAAGGCCAAGAACCTTGCCCCTGCCCGTTTGATTATCAGCAAGGTTGCTGGGCGCAGCCCAGGTTTTGAACAATTCCTTTCCGAAGCGCAGGCCCTCGGCCTCACGCTGTCGCGCCTTCCATCTATTACCGAGCTTCATGAAAACGCCGGCTCGCTTTCGAATGTCCGCCCGATTGCGCTGGAAGATTTACTGGGCCGCGCAGAAACCGTACTGGACAGGAACGCGATGACTACCTTTGTGCAACATAAACGCGCATTGGTCACAGGTTCTGGCGGCACCATAGGCAGCGAATTAAGCCGCCAAATCGCCGCATTAAAGCCCAGTGAATTGATATTGGTCGATAACAGCGAATTTAATTTATACGCAATTGAACTGGAACTGCGCGAGGCATTCCCAATGCTCAACATTCATGCGCAGATTGCGGATGTGCGCGATGCGCAACGCATCAACCAGATTTTCTCAACCTTTAAACCGAATATCGTATTTCATGCTGCTGCACTAAAGCATGTGCCCATGGCAGAAGCCAATGTGCGTGAAACATTACTGACCAACGTATTAGGCACCAAGAATGTTGCCGATGCGGCCGCACAATATAACAGCGATGTGATGGTGCTGATTTCAACCGATAAAGCCGTACGCCCAGCCAATGTGATGGGTGCAAGCAAACGTATCGCCGAACATTATTGTCAGGCCTTTGACCACGACAATTCCGGCAAGACACGTTTCCTGACTGTGCGATTTGGAAATGTGCTGGGCTCTACAGGTTCGGTTGTTCCGCGCTTTCAGGCGCAATTGGCAAAGGGCGGGCCCCTTACCGTTACGCACCCTGATATTACGCGCTATTTCATGACCGTGCGCGAAGCGGTCGAACTTGTATTACAGGCATCTGCACACGCGGCTACCGGCATTACGGAGCGCGGCAAAATCATGGTGCTCGATATGGGCAACCCCATGAAAATCGCCGATTTGGCAAAGCAGATGATACGCCTTGCCGGACTAAAACCCGATGAAGACATCAAAATTGTATATACCGGTTTGCGCCCAGGTGAAAAGTTGTACGAAGAATTATTTTCTGACAGCGAAAAGCTGACGCCGTCTGGCGCGGATGGTGTTCATCTGGCCGCGGCTGCGCCAAAACCATTTAATGATGTGAATAGCTTCATCACATCGCTCGCTACCAAAGCCCAAGATGCCACTACGGATGAGCATGTGTTGCGCAGCGCGATTGTCAATTTAGTGCCGGAATTTACAGGCGCGCAGTCTGAGCCGCAAAAGAAAACTGCGCATGGATAA
- a CDS encoding glycosyltransferase family 4 protein gives MDALCNISAMFIIPLIIILTAVISWFICGMVRNRLLAASILDNPNERSMHTAPVPRGGGIALWLTVLPVWIIYEIYSGQFAEHLFLLLAVAGLIIVSWLDDKKSLPARERFMVHLLAVGLGLASLPVTDLVFQGALPLWLDRVVAGFAWLWFVNLTNFMDGIDGITGAQTMHVSIGFIVAGLLAGSIPEIGFIIASALTGAAIGFLIWNWHPAKLFMGDVGSIPLGFLLGYLMMLLASQGYLGIALALPLYYAFDASLTLIRRILKKQKFWQAHREHYYQQAALGAGSPVPVVRAIIATNAGLLALSITALTINSWVLLLAPLLVLGLLWYLKRLSILNSGNLSE, from the coding sequence ATGGATGCCCTGTGTAATATCAGCGCCATGTTTATCATACCGCTGATCATTATTTTAACGGCCGTCATTTCATGGTTTATATGCGGCATGGTGCGTAACCGTTTACTGGCAGCATCTATTCTTGATAACCCAAATGAACGAAGCATGCACACCGCGCCCGTACCACGCGGTGGCGGAATTGCGCTGTGGCTAACTGTATTACCGGTTTGGATTATTTATGAAATATATTCTGGCCAATTTGCCGAACATCTTTTTCTGTTATTAGCCGTCGCAGGGCTGATTATCGTTTCATGGCTGGATGATAAAAAATCATTGCCCGCACGTGAACGCTTCATGGTGCACTTGCTTGCCGTTGGATTGGGGCTTGCGTCCCTTCCGGTTACCGATCTGGTGTTTCAGGGCGCACTGCCTTTGTGGTTGGACCGCGTGGTTGCTGGTTTTGCTTGGCTATGGTTTGTTAATCTTACGAACTTCATGGATGGGATTGATGGCATTACGGGTGCCCAAACCATGCATGTAAGTATCGGTTTTATTGTTGCTGGTTTGTTAGCCGGAAGCATTCCAGAAATCGGGTTCATTATCGCCAGTGCATTAACCGGTGCAGCAATTGGCTTTCTGATTTGGAATTGGCATCCCGCCAAATTATTTATGGGTGATGTGGGCAGCATTCCGCTTGGCTTTCTACTTGGCTATTTAATGATGCTGCTGGCAAGCCAAGGCTATTTGGGAATTGCCCTCGCTTTACCTCTTTATTATGCGTTTGATGCAAGCCTCACTCTTATCCGCCGCATTCTCAAAAAACAGAAATTTTGGCAAGCACACCGCGAGCATTATTACCAACAAGCTGCATTGGGCGCTGGCAGCCCCGTTCCAGTGGTAAGGGCAATTATCGCAACAAATGCTGGGCTTTTGGCGCTGTCCATCACCGCGCTCACCATTAATAGTTGGGTGCTTTTATTGGCCCCTTTGCTTGTCTTGGGGCTGTTGTGGTATCTAAAACGTCTTAGTATTTTAAACTCTGGCAATTTAAGCGAGTAA
- a CDS encoding glycosyltransferase family 2 protein encodes MSNSTKTSVITVSYHTGAVLFDMIASVLAQDGLAELVIVNNGNPADVVQKLESMAAQNPRLKFVSGQGNVGFAKGNNLGAKVATGDYIFLLNPDSVLQAGDLDTLMAQSQNLPRPHLIGPRILDADGKEQSGSRRDVLTPWRATVEALMLYKLFPKSQVFRRWKWHEATLPKDIEEVPAISGAAMFLPKDDFWLVGGLDEGYFLHVEDVDFCFNLKKAGAKIFFMPQLSVKHIGATSDVPSLVVEKHKAISMVRYFHKNFSGSTFPPMLWLLNIAIWARYYLMVLRRKLA; translated from the coding sequence ATGAGTAATTCAACAAAAACAAGCGTTATAACGGTTTCGTACCACACCGGCGCAGTGCTGTTCGACATGATTGCATCTGTTCTGGCGCAAGACGGGCTTGCCGAACTGGTTATCGTCAATAATGGGAATCCCGCAGATGTGGTCCAAAAGCTGGAAAGTATGGCGGCGCAAAATCCGCGCCTGAAATTTGTAAGCGGTCAGGGCAATGTCGGCTTTGCCAAAGGCAATAACCTTGGCGCAAAAGTTGCAACGGGTGATTACATATTCCTTCTCAATCCTGACTCGGTTTTGCAGGCAGGCGATTTGGATACATTGATGGCACAATCGCAAAACCTGCCACGCCCACATTTGATTGGCCCGCGTATTTTGGATGCCGATGGTAAGGAACAAAGCGGAAGCCGCCGCGATGTACTCACCCCTTGGCGAGCAACCGTAGAAGCGCTCATGCTTTATAAATTATTTCCTAAAAGCCAAGTCTTTCGCCGCTGGAAATGGCATGAAGCAACCCTGCCCAAGGATATTGAAGAAGTGCCTGCGATTAGCGGTGCGGCGATGTTTTTGCCAAAGGATGATTTCTGGCTGGTTGGCGGTCTGGATGAAGGCTATTTCCTGCATGTGGAGGATGTCGATTTTTGCTTCAATTTGAAAAAAGCAGGCGCAAAAATATTCTTCATGCCGCAATTATCGGTAAAACATATTGGCGCAACCAGTGATGTGCCATCCTTAGTGGTTGAAAAGCACAAGGCCATTAGTATGGTCCGCTATTTTCATAAGAATTTTTCAGGTTCAACATTCCCGCCGATGCTTTGGCTTTTGAACATCGCAATTTGGGCGCGGTATTATTTAATGGTACTTCGCAGGAAACTTGCTTAG
- a CDS encoding NAD-dependent dehydratase: protein MENDSKQQVLVLGGGSLVGNYLLPLLAEQGYRGYVVSRKKTDTGLNFAWLPTNEVQDASWHLHDRAVIISLWPIWLLGPVMPQFLGASQLITLSSTSLFGKSKSLDKEEKELVRKISAAEEVVRVNSETFRIPYTILRPTLIYDCVNDQNITFIARMIKRFGFFMVSGEAMGLRQPIHAQDVAQAVVNSIGNKAAFNKSINVTGGETITYFTMIRRVAEALGRPIRIFSFPTYFLKNLLRVVRMMGLTNLSPSLFERMNQDLAYDGTDALSILKLNARDFKPEFPKDMD from the coding sequence ATGGAAAACGACAGTAAACAGCAAGTCCTAGTCTTAGGCGGCGGTAGCCTTGTTGGAAATTACCTTTTGCCGTTATTGGCAGAACAAGGATATCGCGGCTACGTCGTAAGCCGCAAAAAGACTGATACAGGCCTTAATTTTGCATGGTTGCCCACCAATGAAGTGCAGGATGCTTCATGGCACTTGCATGACCGCGCAGTCATCATCAGCCTGTGGCCGATATGGTTACTTGGCCCTGTCATGCCACAATTTTTGGGTGCTTCCCAGTTAATCACCCTCAGCTCTACCAGTTTGTTTGGCAAATCCAAAAGTCTTGATAAGGAAGAAAAAGAACTGGTTAGAAAAATCAGTGCTGCCGAAGAAGTTGTACGCGTCAACAGTGAAACATTCCGTATTCCTTACACCATTTTGCGCCCTACTCTGATTTATGATTGCGTGAATGACCAAAACATTACCTTTATCGCACGCATGATTAAACGCTTTGGCTTCTTCATGGTATCGGGAGAAGCCATGGGCCTTCGCCAACCCATTCACGCGCAAGATGTTGCGCAAGCCGTAGTCAATAGCATCGGTAACAAAGCTGCATTTAATAAATCCATCAATGTTACCGGCGGCGAGACCATCACGTACTTTACGATGATACGCCGCGTGGCCGAAGCGCTGGGCCGGCCCATCCGAATTTTTTCATTCCCGACCTATTTCCTTAAAAACCTGTTGCGGGTGGTACGCATGATGGGATTAACGAACCTTAGCCCCAGTCTGTTTGAGCGTATGAACCAGGATTTGGCCTATGACGGCACGGATGCGTTATCTATTCTGAAACTGAATGCGCGCGATTTTAAGCCTGAATTTCCAAAGGATATGGACTAA
- the ilvD gene encoding dihydroxy-acid dehydratase: MKWDKSKLPSRHVSVGPERAPHRSYYYAMGMTEEEINQPFVGVATCWNEAAPCNISLSRQAQSVKKGVKEGFGTPREFTTITVTDGIAMGHEGMKSSLASRDLIADSVELTMRGHCYDAMVGLAGCDKSLPGLMMAMVRLNVPSVFMYGGSILPGKFRGQDVTVQNVFEAVGAHAAGKMSDEDLHELECVACPSAGSCGGQFTANTMACVSEAIGLALPGSAGAPAPYESRDEYAAASGKAVMELIKKNIRPRDIVTRKALENAAVIASASGGSTNAALHLPAIAHECGIDFDLHAVAEVFKRTPYIADMKPGGKYVAKDMFEAGGVQMLMKALLDGGYLHGDCMTVTGKTIAENLKDVVFRTDQDVIRTTKNPITPTGGVVGLRGNLAPQGAIVKVAGMKNQVFTGPARVFDCEEDAFAAVEARTYKEGEVIVIRYVGPRGGPGMPEMLSTTAALYGQGVGDKVALITDGRFSGATRGFCVGHVGPEAAVGGPIGLIKDGDIIEMDAIKGILNVKLSDEELAKRRKEWKPRTNNFQAGALWKYAQQVGDAEKGAVTHPGAKAETHVYGDI, translated from the coding sequence GTGAAGTGGGATAAAAGCAAATTGCCAAGCCGTCATGTCAGCGTCGGGCCAGAACGTGCGCCGCATCGCTCATACTACTACGCCATGGGCATGACGGAGGAGGAAATCAACCAACCCTTTGTTGGCGTTGCAACCTGTTGGAATGAAGCTGCTCCATGCAATATCTCCCTGTCACGTCAGGCACAATCTGTCAAAAAGGGCGTGAAGGAAGGTTTTGGTACGCCGCGCGAATTCACCACCATCACCGTGACCGATGGTATTGCGATGGGTCATGAAGGGATGAAGTCATCCTTAGCCAGCCGTGACCTGATTGCAGATTCGGTCGAGTTGACGATGCGCGGACATTGCTATGACGCGATGGTTGGGTTGGCGGGCTGCGATAAATCGTTACCCGGTTTGATGATGGCCATGGTGCGTTTGAACGTGCCATCCGTGTTCATGTATGGCGGTTCGATTTTGCCGGGTAAATTCCGCGGGCAAGACGTAACCGTTCAAAACGTATTTGAAGCCGTAGGCGCCCATGCCGCAGGTAAAATGAGTGATGAAGATCTGCATGAGTTAGAATGCGTTGCATGCCCCTCTGCGGGTTCATGTGGCGGTCAATTTACCGCAAACACTATGGCCTGTGTTTCCGAAGCAATCGGTTTGGCATTACCGGGGTCTGCTGGCGCGCCAGCGCCCTATGAATCCCGTGATGAATATGCGGCAGCATCGGGTAAAGCTGTCATGGAGCTAATTAAGAAAAACATTCGCCCGCGCGATATTGTAACGCGCAAAGCTTTGGAAAATGCTGCGGTCATCGCATCTGCTTCGGGTGGTTCAACTAATGCGGCGCTTCACTTGCCAGCGATTGCGCATGAATGCGGTATTGATTTCGATTTGCATGCCGTTGCCGAAGTATTCAAACGCACGCCGTATATTGCCGATATGAAACCGGGCGGCAAATATGTCGCCAAAGATATGTTTGAAGCGGGCGGCGTTCAAATGCTGATGAAGGCATTGCTGGATGGCGGTTATCTGCACGGCGATTGCATGACAGTAACGGGTAAAACGATTGCTGAAAATCTCAAAGACGTTGTATTTCGTACGGACCAAGACGTTATTCGCACCACCAAGAACCCCATTACGCCAACGGGCGGCGTGGTTGGTCTGCGCGGTAATCTTGCGCCGCAAGGCGCCATTGTGAAGGTGGCGGGTATGAAGAACCAAGTGTTCACCGGACCAGCCCGCGTGTTTGATTGCGAAGAAGATGCTTTTGCTGCGGTTGAAGCCCGCACCTATAAGGAAGGCGAAGTTATCGTTATCCGCTATGTCGGTCCACGTGGCGGCCCCGGCATGCCGGAAATGCTTTCCACTACTGCTGCGCTGTATGGACAAGGCGTTGGCGATAAGGTTGCTTTGATTACCGATGGACGCTTCTCTGGCGCAACACGTGGCTTCTGCGTAGGCCATGTTGGCCCCGAAGCTGCTGTGGGCGGGCCGATTGGCTTGATCAAGGATGGCGATATCATTGAAATGGATGCCATTAAAGGCATTTTGAATGTGAAGTTGTCGGACGAAGAATTGGCAAAGCGCCGCAAGGAATGGAAGCCACGCACCAATAATTTCCAAGCGGGTGCATTGTGGAAATACGCACAGCAAGTTGGCGATGCGGAAAAGGGTGCGGTAACGCATCCGGGCGCAAAAGCCGAAACGCATGTGTATGGGGATATTTGA
- a CDS encoding acyl-ACP desaturase: MNLADTPIASQEAPKARKNWSLDDVPWAHFNSSLVCPEILKVVKAAALVEYNAHDYATYLSNIFAGDEEFLKDIQQWAVEEIQHGEALGRWAEMADPTFNFKESFKAFVKGYRIDLTAKESIRGSRSGELISRCIVETGTSSYYTALADAVNEPVLKYICQSIAGDELRHYKFFYNHLKRYLEVEKLSPMQRLKIGLSRIQESEDDELSFAYYSANFTGMSKNRAANDNGGVVYNRQQFTEEYTVRAYSKYRAHHMNRVVSMVLKACGLDTQGFVAKAAAKLAWFSLASRIRKAKKATKLAA; the protein is encoded by the coding sequence TTGAATCTCGCTGATACACCTATCGCTTCACAAGAAGCGCCAAAAGCTAGAAAGAACTGGTCGCTGGATGATGTTCCATGGGCGCATTTCAATTCGTCGCTCGTTTGTCCCGAAATCCTCAAAGTTGTGAAAGCGGCGGCATTGGTTGAATACAATGCGCATGATTACGCAACTTATCTTTCCAATATTTTTGCGGGAGATGAAGAATTCCTGAAAGATATCCAGCAATGGGCCGTTGAAGAAATCCAGCATGGCGAAGCATTAGGCCGTTGGGCTGAAATGGCTGACCCGACATTTAACTTCAAAGAAAGCTTCAAAGCGTTCGTCAAGGGCTACCGTATTGACCTGACCGCGAAGGAATCCATCCGTGGTTCACGCTCAGGGGAGCTCATTTCCCGTTGCATCGTTGAAACCGGCACCAGTTCCTATTACACCGCATTGGCTGATGCCGTGAATGAACCTGTTCTTAAATACATCTGTCAATCGATTGCCGGCGATGAACTGCGCCATTACAAATTCTTCTATAACCATCTTAAGCGTTATCTGGAAGTTGAAAAACTTTCACCCATGCAACGCTTGAAAATTGGGTTATCACGCATCCAAGAATCCGAAGATGATGAATTATCATTTGCATATTATTCCGCGAACTTTACAGGTATGTCGAAGAACCGCGCGGCGAATGACAATGGCGGCGTTGTATATAACCGCCAACAATTCACCGAAGAATATACCGTGCGTGCCTACAGCAAATATCGTGCCCATCATATGAACCGCGTGGTATCAATGGTGCTGAAAGCCTGTGGTCTTGATACCCAAGGCTTTGTTGCAAAGGCTGCAGCAAAACTTGCGTGGTTCAGCCTGGCGTCACGTATCCGTAAGGCCAAAAAAGCCACCAAGCTCGCGGCTTAA